TACGCTTTTGTGGAGAACTAAAAATGACTAAAAAAATGAAGAATTATATTGATGGCGCATGGGTTGATGCTTCTGCAGAAGGGACGATTCCGGTTGAAGACCCGGCCACCTGTGACGTGCTGGCAGAGTGCCCTGATTCCAACGTCAATGATGTGGCTGATGCGGTCGCCGCGGCGAAAGAGGCCTTTAAAGAATGGCGGCGTACGCCCATCCTCAGCCGCGCACAATATATGCATCATCTGAAGAACCTCGTCGAAGAGAACTTTGAAGACCTCTCCGAGATGGTCGTTAAAGAAAATGGCAAGACCAAAGACGAAGCCCGTGGCGAAGTGCGCCGTGGGATTGAGAGCATCGACTTCGCCATGAGCGTGCCCACACTCATGCGCAGCGATGGGCTGGAAGATATTAGTTCCGGCATTGATGAGACCACGATTCGCCAGCCTGCGGGTGTTTTTGCAGCGATTACCCCGTTTAACTTCCCTTTTATGGTGCCGATGTGGTTCCTGCCAACAGCCATTACCTGCGGTAATACCTTTATCCTCAAACCCTCCCCACAGACGCCGCTCAGTTCAGAATTACTGTTTGAAATGCTGGACGAGATCGACCTGCCGGAAGGTGTCGTCAACCTGGTGCATGGTGGCGTTCCATCTGCAGAAGCGATTATGAAGCACCCTGATGTGATGGGCGTCTCCTTTGTGGGGTCCAGCCCGGTGGCGAAGATCATCTATGAGACTTGCACAGCCCATGGCAAGCGCGTTCAGGCGCAGGGCGGTGCGAAGAATTACATCGCTGTGATGCCGGATGCTTCCTTAGAAGCCAGCGTCAAGAATATTATGGGCGCGGCCTATGGTTGTGCGGGGCAGCGCTGCCTCGCGGCGGCGGTAGCCGTGGCGGTTGGCGATGCCTATGATGGCCTCGTCGAAGAATTAGGGCGGCAGGCAGCCAACCTTAAAGTGGGGTATGGGCTGGATGAAACCACCCAGATGGGCACAGTCGTCAGTGGTGCCGCCAAAGATCGCATTGAGAAGATGATCCAGGAAGGCATCGACCAGGGCGCGACGGTCATTTTGGATGGACGCGGTATTGAGGTAGAAGGTTACGAAAATGGCTCCTGGGTAGGCCCAACGATCTTAGCTGACGTCACGCCGGATATGCGCATTGCCCAGGAAGAAGTTTTTGGCCCGGTGTTGGCCCTGATGAAAGCCGATGACTTCGATGATGCTGTCGAGATCATCAACAAGAGCCATTATGGTAACGCGGCCAGTATCTTCACCAACAACGGTAAATACGCCCGCGAATTCACCTATTCCGTGAACGCTGGCAATATCGGTGTGAATATCGGCGTAGCAGCCCCGTCGGCTTCGTTCCCGTTTGGTGGGCAAAAAGATTCTTTCTTCGGGGATTTGCACGGACAGGGTATGGATTCCATCGAGTTCTATACTGAGCGCAAAATCGTCATCGAACGCTGGATATAGGGGATTATGGCTGCTTTAAACACATTCGGAGCGATCTTAACGGCTGCCATCGACCTGGAAGCCCAGTTAAGTGATTATTACACAGCCGTTGGCGATGCGGCGGAAGCCAAAGCCGCGGATAAGCGCCGCAGCAAGCTTGAGCGCGTCCGGCGAGAAAATGTCGTCGAGATTACATTGGAGCCTATCGAAGGCCTGGACGAAGCCAACTATAACTATGACTTCAACAATACTTCAGCAGCAGGCCAGCAGGCCAATGAAGCTGCTGCTGCCCGTTTTTATGCGGATGTGGCCCCGGCGATCAATGTGCGACAAGCACAACGCGCCCTGGAACGCTGCCAAAAAGACCATGCAGAACGGGCAGAGGCATAAGTCCGACCGACTTTTTGTAGCAAGACTTGTCAACAATTTACAAAGAAATGTGACGGCACAATTGGTATGTATTGAGTAAGTCTTATTCGCAAAGGAGATGCTCTTATGGGTGACAGGCGTATAGTCCGTGCAGCAATGATCCAGGCTACGTGGACCGGCGATAAGGATTCAATGATTGAAAAGCATGTCGAATATGCGCGTAAGGCGGCGGCTGATGGCGCGCAGATTATGTGTTTTCAGGAATTGTTTTATGGCCCTTACTTCTGCCAGGTGCAAGAACCGCAGTTCTTCGCCTATACGGAAGAAATCCCCGATGGCCCCACGACGAAGCTCATGCAAGACCTGGCGAAAGAACTCAGTATGGTGCTGATTGTGCCCATGTATGAGCAGGATGGCGTTGGCGTTTACTACAATACAGCGGCTGTCATTGATGCTGATGGCACCTACCTGGGCAAGTATCGCAAGACGCACATCCCCAACCAGCCGGGCTTCTGGGAGAAGTTCTACTTCCGTCCTGGCAACCTGGGCTACCCCGTCTTCGAAACAGCGGTGGGTAAGGTCGGTGTGTATATCTGCCATGATCGCCACTTCCCTGAAGGTGCGCGTGCGCTTGGCCTCAATGGCGCTGAAATGGTCTTCATCCCCTCGGCAACATCGCGCGGCCTCAGCCAGCATCTCTGGCGCATTGAACAAACCTCGCATGCGATCTTCAATATGTATTATGTGGGCACTATCAACCGCGTCGGTATTGAAGAATACGGCGACGACGATTTTTATGGCGAAAGCTACTTCTGCGACCCACGGGGGCAGTTTGTCGGTGATATGGCTAGCGCGCACGATGAAGAATTGATCGTGCGGGACCTGGACCTCGATGTGATCCAGGAAGTGCGCAATACCTGGCACTTCTATTTCAATCGTCGCCCAGATTTGTACGGGCCATTGGCAGAAGATACCGTATCGGTCAAGAAGGCCGATAAGCTCCCCACCTAATCATCTCATCTTAGTGACCTATAGAAGGGCGGGCTGCTGGCTTGGCCCTTCTCTTTTTCTATAATCCCAGGAGAGGCTTACTTATGGACTTTGCAATTACCTTCAAAGGGGATATTTCCCCAGAGCGTACCGTTGCCCTGGCCAAGCAGGCCGAAGTGGGGGGCTTTAAGTACGCGTGGTTCTTCGATAGCCATGTGCTCTGGCGCGACTGCTACGTCATGATGGCGCTGTGCATGGCGAATACAAGTACCCTCAAATATGGGCCGCTCGTTACCAACCCCGGCGTGCGAGAGTGGTCTGTGGCTGCGAGTATCTTCGCGGCGCTCTCTGTCCAGAGCGGCAACCGCTTCGAAGTTGGCCTGGGACGTGGTGATAGCTCGCGGCGTATGCTGGGCAAAAAGCCGATGACCGTCGCCAATATGGTGGCCTTCGCAGATGCGATCCGGGGCATGGTGCGGGGTGACAAAGTCGAATATGACGATACAGAAGCCGAATTCCCCTGGGCTAATGGCTATGAAATGCCCGTTCATATCGCAGCCTACGGACCAAAGGCGCTCAAAGCTGCTGGCGAAGCAGGGGATGGGCTTGTCATCCAACTGGCAGACCCTGGCCTGGTGCGTTACTTCAGTTCCCAGGCGATAGAAGCGGGCGAGGCGGCTGGGCGTGATATGTCCAACTATCAAATTATGTCGGCGGCCCCGGTATGGGTGGGCGATATGAAAAAAGCGCGTGAACAAACGCGCTGGTTCCCGGCTATGGTTGGCAACCATGTGGCTGATATTGTCGAAAAATATGGTATGGATAGCCCCGATATTCCGCAGAGTTTCACCGCTTACATCGAAGGTCGCAAGGGCTATGATTACCACGAACACGCGGATAAAGATGCGGAACATCTGGACTTCATCACAGAAGACATTGTCGATTCATTTGGCATCCTTGGCCCCGTAGAAGCCCATGTGGAGAAGATCAAAGAGTTAGAAGCCGCAGGCGTCACGCAGTTCAATATTTACCTGATGTGCGGGGAAGAAGAACGCATCGTCGCTGAATACGCCGAGCATGTGATTCCGCACTTTCAATAAACAGGAGTGAAATCGAATGGGAACTCTTTTTAAGAACGGCACCATCGTCACCGCCAGTGATGAGGTTGTTGGCGATATCCTGGTAGAAGGTGAAGTCATCACGCTCATCGGTCAATCGCTGGATAGTGACGGCCATGATGTGGTTGATTGCACGGGTAAATATATCCTACCCGGCGGCATTGATGTGCATACACACCTGGATTTACCCTTTGGCGGCACCATCAGCAACGATGACTTTGATACAGGCCATAAAGCCGCTGCGTTCGGCGGGACGACAACCCATATTGACTTTGTCATCCAGCCGATTGGTGGCAGCCTTGCGGATGGCCTCAAAACCTGGCGTCAGAAGGCGGATGGCATTGCCCAGATCGATTATGGCTTCCATATGGCGATTACGGATTTACGCGATGAAATCATGGACGAAATCCCCTCCCTGCTGGAAGAAGGTATTACCAGCCTGAAGTTATTCATGGCATATAAAAACGTCTATATGATTGATGATTCCACGCTTTACCGCGCTATGCAAAAAGCCGCCGATAATGGCATGCTGGTCATGGTTCATGCGGAAAATGGCGATGTTGAAGCTCTGCTGACGCCGCAGCTCATTGCGGAAGGCAAGACGGACCCTATCTACCATGCTTCGTCACGCCCGCCGGAGATCGAAGGCGAGGCGACGAACCGGGCCATTGTTATGTCTGGCATGACGGGCTGCCCGCTTTATATCGTCCATATGACCTGCGAAGAATCCATTGATGCTATCCGGCGTGGTCGCAGCCAGGGCGCGCCTGTGATGGGCGAAACTTGCGTGCAGTACTTCTTCCTCACCGTGGATGAGCACCTAGGTGCACCTGGTTATGAAGGCTCCAAGTTCGTTTGCTCCCCGCCGATCCGCTCCGAGAAGGACCATGCCATTCTCTGGAAAGCGGTGCAGGATGGCACCTTGCAGCATATCAGCACGGACCATTGTGACTTCTGGTATGAGGGGGGTGTCGGACCCTGGAAAGAATGGATGGAAGCGCACAACGGCACAGATTGGGTCGGCTATGAAAAACAGGACCCATCCTATCGCCGCCCCGGTAAGGAACTGGGTAAAGGCAACTTCTCCAAAATCCCCAACGGTATGCCCGGCATTGAAGACCGCATGATGGTTATCTGGGAGCACGGCGTCAATACGGGCCGCCTCTCACCGACGAAATTTGTGGAACTCATGTCCACGAATCCGGCCAAAATTTTCGGCATGTATCCTAAGAAGGGGACGATTGCGATTGGTAGTGATGCCGATCTGCTCATCTGGGACCCGGAAGCGAAGCATACCATCAGCGCGGAAACGCATCATATGCGTGTGGATTACAACTGCTACGAGGGCATGACTGTGACGGGCAAACCAGTGATGGTCTACCAACGCGGCAAAAAACTCGTGGATGGGGATGAATGGCTCGGTCAGAATGGCGCAGGCGAGTTCATCAAACGCAAACCCCATGCGCCTGTTTTGTAAACCCTACCTGATTGGTCCGGCGCTGCAAGCCTTGCCTTGTACCCGCGCCAAGCCATAAGCTTGCTTGAGACCTCATTCTGCATGTGTGGAATGAGGTCTCTGTGTATCAAATAAACGGCGCTCATTGCGCCAGCCAAACTTCTATACCTCACAACAGAGCAATAACACCACGTGCTATTGAAAAAGTTTGGTTTGCTGCGTCTTTATGGTGCGACGGGCAGTTGATTCGTTATGCGTTCTTGCAGGGCTTCCAGGATGTATTCCACGGATTTAACGATGCCGAGCAAGGCTAGCTGCGCATGTTGATCATAGTCATCAGGGATGGCCGGAATATGTAGGAAACTGCACAGCGTATTCAGCCCCAGTTCATTGATTGTATGCATGGCTGAATAAAAGACATGGTTGCACACATATGCTCCGGCATGGTTGGAGATCGTAACAGGGACGTTCTTTTCCAGTAGGCTGGCTTTGAGGTCCGCCAGGGGCATGTTAGAAAAGTAAGCAGGGGCCCCATCGTCTGTAATCGGACTGCCCTGGCATAGCTGGCCCGCGTTATCCGGCAGGCGGGCATCATCCAGATTGAGCGCGACCCGTTCCAGATGCAACCCCTTACGTCCTGCGGCGACGCCTATACTCAAGACGACATCCGGCGAGATCGTTTCGATCAACTCACGCACGCGGGCCCCGGCAGCCTGATACTCTGTTGGCAGGACCTCAGCCGTAATCGCCATATCGGGCAGGGTGTGATGGGCCATAGCTTCTATGACGAGCTGCGACGGATTCACGGCAATATCGCCAAATGGCTCAAAGCCAGTCAATAGCACTTTCATGATGGTTGCCCTCTCTCATTTACAGAACGTGGTTGCCACTACAGAATGCGTTTGCCACCAATTTACCGCGCCAACCAGCCCCCGTCGACTGCCAGCAGCGTACCATGGACATAGCGGGCCGCATCAGAGGCCAGGTAAACGGCAGCGCCCTGCAAATCCGCCGCTGTGCCCCATTCACCTGCCGGGATGCGATCCACAATGGCCTTGTTGCGTTCGGCGTCTTCGCGCAATGCGACGTTTAAGTCTGTCGCCATATAACCGGGCGAAATCGCGTTGACGTTGATATGATCGGCAGCGAGTTCATTGGCGAGTGCCTTTGTCATGCCAGCGATGCCATGCTTGGCGGCAGCATAAGAGGGCACCTTGATGCCGCCCTGGTAGCTCAGCATAGAGGCGATATTGATGATTTTGCCGCCGCCCTGGGCTTTCATCTGTTCGGCTGCGGCCTGTGCCAGGAAGAATGCCGCATTCAGATTGATCTGGATGACGTCCAGCCAATCTTCTTCAGGAAAGCCGAGCACGCCGCCACGACGAGCGACACCGGCATTATTCACCAGGATATCCAGCTTGCCAAACAACTTAACAACCTGCTGGACAGCCGCTTTAATGTCCGTTGCGGAAGCCTCGAGCAGGTCCAGCGCGATATGCTCGTAACGCAGCCCGAACCCGGTGACGTAATCCGCCAATCCGGCATCGTCTTCTGAGCGATTCAGTCCGACGATGTGTGCTCCGGCTTCCGCTAGCCCTTCCGCAATAGCCCGACCTAGACCGCGATTCGCACCTGTCACCAGGGCGACTTTTCCATCCAGCCGGAATTGATCCAGAATGCCCATATTGTTGGCTCCCCTTTATCTGTTGAGGGTCTATAAAACGTTCACATCGTGCTTTAGCATGCCGTTTAACGCGGGTCCGTTAAATCAGTCGGGATATATGGGAACGTGGTGGACCCCGTCATTTGCCCGAAAGTGACGTATGTCTCCGGCGGTAAGATGGTCGGATGCGCATTTTCGACGGTAGCAATACGGTGCAGCAGCCGCGCGCGCATTTCTTCTGCAATGTGCTGATGCGACGTATACGTGATGAGGTTATGCAGTTCATAAGGATCGTTCGTCAGATCATAGAGAAAAGCTTCTTGATACGTTTCGGCGTCGCAATCATGCCAGGGGTCCGCATCTTCAGCGACGACGCAGTATTTCCATTGAGCCGTGCGCAGAGCACGCGCCACCTGCGATTCGCTGATCTGGATGAAGACATCATCCTGCCATGTGGGGTCCTGTGGGTTACGGACAAGCGGCAGCATACTGTGCCCTTGCATTTGCTCTGGTATAGTGATGCCCGCAATATCAAGCAGGGTCGGTGGTAAATCGACAAGGCTGACGAGCTGGCGTATCTGCCCGCCGCCATCGAAGCCGGGGCCGCACATCGCCATGGGCACACGCGAGGCGCTGTCGTGGCAGCTCCGCTTATATTCGCCATTGCGCGTCTTGAAGTGGTTACCATGATCGGATGTGAAGATGACGACCGTATTATCAGCAATGCCCATGCTCTTGAGTGCATCCAGCAGGCGACCAAAAGCTTCGTCCAGCCGCTTGACCATGCCATAGTAGCCCGGTGTCTGCTGCGGAGCCGTCCCGCCAAGTGCGAGCAGGTCCGGCGGTAGCCAGCGCGACCGATAGCGCGCTTCGTAGCCTTCTGGTGCAGGGTAGCTATCCGTATGATTTTGGTGGTGTGGTTCTAAGTAGGACAAAAATAAGAAGAAGGGATTCTCTTTAACGCCATCAATATAGCGAATAGCGGCATCTGTGAGCGCATCGACGCGGTAACCGGGCAAACGGTGTTCCACGCCATCGTTATCATACAGGCGCGCGTCATACGCATCGGAGACGAATTCCAGCAAGTTCGAGGCCAGCCAGGTTTTATACCCGCCGCGCTGCTCTACAGGTACCGCACCGCGATGCTCAATATCAGCCAGGTGCCATTTGCCGATGTAGCCCGTCTCATAGCCCGCAACATTGAAGTAATGGGCCAGCGTCTTATGGGATGGGTCGAGCGTGATGGCGTTGCGATAGCAGCCTGTCTCCGTGGCATATAGCCCGGTCTGCATGACGGAGCGACATGGCCCGCAAACGGGCTGCGGCGTGATCGTCGTATAGAAGTGCGTGCCAGATTGCGCAATGCGGTCAAAATTGGGTGTGAGGTCTAGCGGGTTGCCATGCACACCCGTGGTATCCCATCGCTGCTGATCTGTGAAGAAGACGACAATATTCGGACGTGAACTATTAGGCATCCTACATCCTCTTGTGGTGATCGGTAAAAATATTAATCAATTTGGATCTGACCATCTTCTATCAGCCACTGCACGCTTTCCTGGATGGCTTGCAGGGATGTATAGCGTGGTTCATAACCGAGCAGACGCCGCGCTTTTTCGATACTGGCGTTAGGGCTACGGCTGATATGCTCCCAGGTGGCCGCCGCTTCTTTCTCACTGACGGTTTCGCACCATTGATCCCAGGGTAAGCAGGTTAAATGCGGCTCTTGGCCGAACCACCGGGCCATGGCTTCGGCATAGCCTCGTAACGTCAGTGCCCCGGCAGAAACGGTATGGAAGCTCTCGCCTACGGAGGTGCTCCAATGCGTCATAGCCAGTTGGAATGCCTGGGCGACGTCATCAGCATGCACATGATGCAGCGTCTCCATGCCGAAGTTGGGCAGCGTGACTTCTTCGCCATGGGCCAGCTTTTCGAAGACGGCCAGTGATTGATTGCCAGCCGGGTTAATGGGCTTGTGCCCTGGCCCGACGATATGCCCTGGATGCAGGGCCGTCGCCGGGAAGCCATACTGGCGCGCTTGCTGCATGAGATACGTCTCAATCTGGGATTTTTGGGTGCCGTAGTCGCCAAATGGGGCGCGTGGTAGGTCTTCTGTTGCGGGGACGATGCTGCTATGACCATGAATCCAGATGGTCCCACAATGCAAAAAATGCTGGACATGGCCGCGCAGAGCGTCGACGAGTTGCATACAGCTCGGCAGGGTAAAACAAATCATATCAGTGACCACGTCTGCTTCAAAAGCGCGGATGCGCTCGCCAAAGGTGCCGTCTTTTTCTTCTGCCGTGCGGTCAATCGTCACACGCTGAACGTGATCCCAGGCTTTATGGGGGAGATAGGGCTCACTCTGGCCTCGGCTCAGGCAAATAACCTCATGCCCGGCTTCTACCAATCGCGGGACGAGGTAGGTCCCCACGTGCCCGGTCCCGCCGATAATAACGACTTTCATCATCAATAAACCTTTCCTAAAAAGCATAGTGACTTAAGCATGATGATCATGGCAGCAACACGTCAGAGTATAACACTCCCCTATATGACTGACGGACCATCTTATGAGATGGACTTAAGGCAAAGAGTCATATCAAAAGAATACGTATTCACCGTTGTTTGCGCACTTTATTTTGAGTAAGCTCCATATCGTTTTTATTGGTGTTCGTATTTTTTAAAGGATTTGTTGATGTCTATACCACGGAGTGAGTACCCTCGCCCCCAATTTGTTCGCCCTGATTGGCTGTGCCTCAATGGCGAATGGCAATTTGAAATTGACCAGGCTGATACAGGCCTGGACCGCGGCCTGCTTGAGCGTGAGCTATCGGATACGATTACAGTCCCCTTCTGCCCAGAATCGAAGCTTTCCGGGATAGAAAACCTGGATTACCTGGAAGCCGTCTGGTATCGGCGCGATGTGACGATACCGCAGGATTGGGCTGGTCAGAATGTACTGCTGCACTTCCAGGCTGTTGATTATGACACCACGGTATGGGTCAATGGGCAGGAAATCTACCGCCATCGCGGTGGTTTCTCGTCATTCTCCTGCGACATTTCTAAGGCGGCCAAGGCGGGCGAAACAGCGACGATTGTCGTGCGTGCCCGTGATAGCCACCGTCTGCCACAGCCACGTGGCAAGCAATCACGCCGTTATGGGGCCTATGGGGCCATCTACGTGCGTACGACGGGTATTTGGCAAACTGTTTGGATGGAACCGGTGCCGGAGACTGCCCTACGCCGCCCGCGCATCACGCCGGATGTTGCCAATGGAGCCTTCCATCTGGAACAGCCCATCAGCAATAACACCCCTGGCCTAATGCTGAAAGCCGTCCTGAGCGATGAACAGGGCGAGGTTGTCTCTGCCCAGGCTGCTGCTTACTATGACCTGGCACCTCGTCTGACCCTGACCATCCCGGAAGAACGCCGCCGCCTGTGGTCGATTGAAGACCCGCACCTGTATGACCTAGAAATCAGCCTGATTGATGCGGATGGTAACGTTGTTGATTCCGCCACCAGCTATGCGGGTCTGCGCAGTGTCGCCATTGATGGCAAGGCGATTAAGATCAACGGCGAAGTCATCTTCCAGCGCCTTGTGCTGGACCAGGGTTATTACGCTGATGGCATCATGACAGCCC
The Phototrophicus methaneseepsis DNA segment above includes these coding regions:
- a CDS encoding CoA-acylating methylmalonate-semialdehyde dehydrogenase — translated: MTKKMKNYIDGAWVDASAEGTIPVEDPATCDVLAECPDSNVNDVADAVAAAKEAFKEWRRTPILSRAQYMHHLKNLVEENFEDLSEMVVKENGKTKDEARGEVRRGIESIDFAMSVPTLMRSDGLEDISSGIDETTIRQPAGVFAAITPFNFPFMVPMWFLPTAITCGNTFILKPSPQTPLSSELLFEMLDEIDLPEGVVNLVHGGVPSAEAIMKHPDVMGVSFVGSSPVAKIIYETCTAHGKRVQAQGGAKNYIAVMPDASLEASVKNIMGAAYGCAGQRCLAAAVAVAVGDAYDGLVEELGRQAANLKVGYGLDETTQMGTVVSGAAKDRIEKMIQEGIDQGATVILDGRGIEVEGYENGSWVGPTILADVTPDMRIAQEEVFGPVLALMKADDFDDAVEIINKSHYGNAASIFTNNGKYAREFTYSVNAGNIGVNIGVAAPSASFPFGGQKDSFFGDLHGQGMDSIEFYTERKIVIERWI
- a CDS encoding nitrilase-related carbon-nitrogen hydrolase, which codes for MGDRRIVRAAMIQATWTGDKDSMIEKHVEYARKAAADGAQIMCFQELFYGPYFCQVQEPQFFAYTEEIPDGPTTKLMQDLAKELSMVLIVPMYEQDGVGVYYNTAAVIDADGTYLGKYRKTHIPNQPGFWEKFYFRPGNLGYPVFETAVGKVGVYICHDRHFPEGARALGLNGAEMVFIPSATSRGLSQHLWRIEQTSHAIFNMYYVGTINRVGIEEYGDDDFYGESYFCDPRGQFVGDMASAHDEELIVRDLDLDVIQEVRNTWHFYFNRRPDLYGPLAEDTVSVKKADKLPT
- a CDS encoding TIGR03842 family LLM class F420-dependent oxidoreductase, with protein sequence MDFAITFKGDISPERTVALAKQAEVGGFKYAWFFDSHVLWRDCYVMMALCMANTSTLKYGPLVTNPGVREWSVAASIFAALSVQSGNRFEVGLGRGDSSRRMLGKKPMTVANMVAFADAIRGMVRGDKVEYDDTEAEFPWANGYEMPVHIAAYGPKALKAAGEAGDGLVIQLADPGLVRYFSSQAIEAGEAAGRDMSNYQIMSAAPVWVGDMKKAREQTRWFPAMVGNHVADIVEKYGMDSPDIPQSFTAYIEGRKGYDYHEHADKDAEHLDFITEDIVDSFGILGPVEAHVEKIKELEAAGVTQFNIYLMCGEEERIVAEYAEHVIPHFQ
- the hydA gene encoding dihydropyrimidinase translates to MGTLFKNGTIVTASDEVVGDILVEGEVITLIGQSLDSDGHDVVDCTGKYILPGGIDVHTHLDLPFGGTISNDDFDTGHKAAAFGGTTTHIDFVIQPIGGSLADGLKTWRQKADGIAQIDYGFHMAITDLRDEIMDEIPSLLEEGITSLKLFMAYKNVYMIDDSTLYRAMQKAADNGMLVMVHAENGDVEALLTPQLIAEGKTDPIYHASSRPPEIEGEATNRAIVMSGMTGCPLYIVHMTCEESIDAIRRGRSQGAPVMGETCVQYFFLTVDEHLGAPGYEGSKFVCSPPIRSEKDHAILWKAVQDGTLQHISTDHCDFWYEGGVGPWKEWMEAHNGTDWVGYEKQDPSYRRPGKELGKGNFSKIPNGMPGIEDRMMVIWEHGVNTGRLSPTKFVELMSTNPAKIFGMYPKKGTIAIGSDADLLIWDPEAKHTISAETHHMRVDYNCYEGMTVTGKPVMVYQRGKKLVDGDEWLGQNGAGEFIKRKPHAPVL
- a CDS encoding pyroglutamyl-peptidase I, whose amino-acid sequence is MKVLLTGFEPFGDIAVNPSQLVIEAMAHHTLPDMAITAEVLPTEYQAAGARVRELIETISPDVVLSIGVAAGRKGLHLERVALNLDDARLPDNAGQLCQGSPITDDGAPAYFSNMPLADLKASLLEKNVPVTISNHAGAYVCNHVFYSAMHTINELGLNTLCSFLHIPAIPDDYDQHAQLALLGIVKSVEYILEALQERITNQLPVAP
- a CDS encoding SDR family oxidoreductase, producing MGILDQFRLDGKVALVTGANRGLGRAIAEGLAEAGAHIVGLNRSEDDAGLADYVTGFGLRYEHIALDLLEASATDIKAAVQQVVKLFGKLDILVNNAGVARRGGVLGFPEEDWLDVIQINLNAAFFLAQAAAEQMKAQGGGKIINIASMLSYQGGIKVPSYAAAKHGIAGMTKALANELAADHINVNAISPGYMATDLNVALREDAERNKAIVDRIPAGEWGTAADLQGAAVYLASDAARYVHGTLLAVDGGWLAR
- a CDS encoding sulfatase-like hydrolase/transferase, giving the protein MPNSSRPNIVVFFTDQQRWDTTGVHGNPLDLTPNFDRIAQSGTHFYTTITPQPVCGPCRSVMQTGLYATETGCYRNAITLDPSHKTLAHYFNVAGYETGYIGKWHLADIEHRGAVPVEQRGGYKTWLASNLLEFVSDAYDARLYDNDGVEHRLPGYRVDALTDAAIRYIDGVKENPFFLFLSYLEPHHQNHTDSYPAPEGYEARYRSRWLPPDLLALGGTAPQQTPGYYGMVKRLDEAFGRLLDALKSMGIADNTVVIFTSDHGNHFKTRNGEYKRSCHDSASRVPMAMCGPGFDGGGQIRQLVSLVDLPPTLLDIAGITIPEQMQGHSMLPLVRNPQDPTWQDDVFIQISESQVARALRTAQWKYCVVAEDADPWHDCDAETYQEAFLYDLTNDPYELHNLITYTSHQHIAEEMRARLLHRIATVENAHPTILPPETYVTFGQMTGSTTFPYIPTDLTDPR
- a CDS encoding NAD-dependent epimerase/dehydratase family protein translates to MMKVVIIGGTGHVGTYLVPRLVEAGHEVICLSRGQSEPYLPHKAWDHVQRVTIDRTAEEKDGTFGERIRAFEADVVTDMICFTLPSCMQLVDALRGHVQHFLHCGTIWIHGHSSIVPATEDLPRAPFGDYGTQKSQIETYLMQQARQYGFPATALHPGHIVGPGHKPINPAGNQSLAVFEKLAHGEEVTLPNFGMETLHHVHADDVAQAFQLAMTHWSTSVGESFHTVSAGALTLRGYAEAMARWFGQEPHLTCLPWDQWCETVSEKEAAATWEHISRSPNASIEKARRLLGYEPRYTSLQAIQESVQWLIEDGQIQID
- a CDS encoding glycoside hydrolase family 2 protein, producing the protein MSIPRSEYPRPQFVRPDWLCLNGEWQFEIDQADTGLDRGLLERELSDTITVPFCPESKLSGIENLDYLEAVWYRRDVTIPQDWAGQNVLLHFQAVDYDTTVWVNGQEIYRHRGGFSSFSCDISKAAKAGETATIVVRARDSHRLPQPRGKQSRRYGAYGAIYVRTTGIWQTVWMEPVPETALRRPRITPDVANGAFHLEQPISNNTPGLMLKAVLSDEQGEVVSAQAAAYYDLAPRLTLTIPEERRRLWSIEDPHLYDLEISLIDADGNVVDSATSYAGLRSVAIDGKAIKINGEVIFQRLVLDQGYYADGIMTAPSDEALIHDIELSMAAGFNGARLHQKVFEERFLYHADRMGYIVWGEFGDWGCRESHLDATVHQQPTAAYITEWLEVLERDYSHPAIVGWCPLNETWQLLHDRVTALDDVTWGMYLATKAMDTSRPVLDTSGYAHRVIGADVYDSHDYTQDPEKFAENQAGLDQDDPYLNTYGDGRPFSVPYAGQPYFCSEFGGIRWNPEEEEGQGSWGYGERPTTLEEFYDRFERLCAVLLDDPNMFGYCYTQLTDVYQEHNGIYKFDRSGKFDDLARIRAAQVRPAAIEEASKS